One Nitrospirota bacterium genomic window, CAGGGCACACGCTGACCATGCCGAGGCTCGATCGCCTGCTTTCTTTGTACTGTTTCAGCCCTCTGCGGAAGCTTGGGGCGCCGACACATCCTGCGATTCGTATCCTGATGTACCACAGCATCTCCGATCGTAACGAAGAGGGCGCCCATCCCTACTTTAGAACATGTACGTCGCCGCGAAGATTTGTGGAGCATATGTCTTGGCTGCGGGACCACGGATACCAAATCATCAGTCTTGGCCAAGCGGTGGGGTTGCTATCGGGAAGGAGCGCCGATCGAGTCGGAGCCAGAGACTCGAAGTACGCTGTCATTACCTTCGATGACGGTTTCGAGGATGTTTATACCGATGCTTTTCCGATCCTTGCCCGGTACGAATCTACCGCAACTCTCTTTCTGCCAACGGCGTTTATTAGCGATACGAATACGACAGTCATGGACAGAAGGTTTCTGTCATGGAGCCAGGTGCGCGACCTGATCAAGGCTGGCATAACCGTTGGGTCCCACACTGTCACACACAAATACCTTGCCGAGCTGTCTCGATCACAGGGGGAGGATGAGATTCGGCGGTCAAAGGAAACCATTGAGGATCGAACCGGAGCACCGGTTGACACCTTCTCAGTGCCCTACGCTTTTCCTGAAAATGATAAGGACTTTATCTCCTTTATGCGTAAGACTCTGCACGCTTGTGGATACTCTTGCGCCGTCACTACCAAAATCGGTATTGCTGTGCGCGGGGATGACCTGTTCGCGCTCAGGCGGATACCCATGAACGGAGATGACGATTCCCGGCTGCTTCACGCAAAGATGGCTGGGGGCTATGATTGGCTACACACAGTGCAATATATGGCCAAAACCCTTAGGGGGATTACGGGAATCAAAAGGAGGAGAAGTTTCGAGAAATGGGCGTCGCGGTATTGAGTGCGGCGGAGCTTCACTTGAACCGGTTTGACTCCTTGAAGAGCGGCCAATGACATACGTTGTGATCACACCGGCCAGAGACGAGG contains:
- a CDS encoding polysaccharide deacetylase family protein: MSWLRDHGYQIISLGQAVGLLSGRSADRVGARDSKYAVITFDDGFEDVYTDAFPILARYESTATLFLPTAFISDTNTTVMDRRFLSWSQVRDLIKAGITVGSHTVTHKYLAELSRSQGEDEIRRSKETIEDRTGAPVDTFSVPYAFPENDKDFISFMRKTLHACGYSCAVTTKIGIAVRGDDLFALRRIPMNGDDDSRLLHAKMAGGYDWLHTVQYMAKTLRGITGIKRRRSFEKWASRY